One Vairimorpha necatrix chromosome 7, complete sequence DNA segment encodes these proteins:
- a CDS encoding casein kinase II subunit beta: protein MKQQNISSNDSSDPLDNAYWAGNFFSKKEHSFLSRIPDSYMSDSFNLIGLNKKISNIESCYNAILDISESKDFMGETVLYYLVHQRYIYTTTGLEDILERVLNKEYGSCSRVGCSTPLIPIGCSNEPKVSTTKVYCFNCVCLYSPKGPIKGLDGCTWGKYFPHFLLLTYPYKFKKKKLQQYIPKIYGFKIYEWTNEENDSVDEDSVCGE, encoded by the coding sequence ATGAAGcaacaaaatatttcttctaaTGACAGTTCCGACCCTTTAGACAATGCCTACTGGGCCGGTAATTTTTTCTCCAAAAAAGAGCACAGTTTTCTCTCTCGTATTCCTGATTCCTACATGTCTGATTCTTTTAATCTTATCGGGTTAAATAAGAAGATCTCTAATATTGAGTCATGTTACAATGCcattttagatatttcaGAGAGTAAAGATTTTATGGGGGAGACtgttctttattatttggtACATCAGAGATATATTTACACTACTACAGGTCTAGAAGATATTTTAGAGAGagtattaaataaagaatatgGGTCATGTAGTCGAGTAGGGTGTTCTACTCCACTTATTCCTATAGGATGTAGTAATGAGCCCAAAGTGTCTACTACTAAagtttattgttttaattgtGTGTGTCTTTATTCACCAAAAGGGCCTATTAAGGGACTTGATGGGTGCACATGGGGCAAATATTTCCCGCATTTTCTTTTACTGACTTATCCTTACAAATTTAAGAAGAAGAAGTTACAGCAGTACATTCCCAAGATTTATGGATTTAAGATTTATGAGTGGACTAATGAGGAAAATGACTCAGTAGACGAAGATTCAGTGTGTGGGGAATAA
- a CDS encoding ubiquitin fusion degradation protein 1 (UFD1) has protein sequence MFFNLFGRWSENPTWKLKSYKFQEEDPNNYGGKVFLPQSVLEDFVVLQIQPPYTFQIERTDKSKSTHCGVLEFTAEEDSVFIPRWIHNQLGLQDGEEIKLSYKIIEHGTHLKLLPHSPNFLEVENPKLELENVLKFYPTLGRNDEIECLFSEIGLIKFTVTEIEPSYSQVIYTVDTDLSVDFCEPLGYQEKLEDEKTVNKYLEIKKTVDDIKIIGMKKLGLSFDTNL, from the coding sequence ATGttctttaatttattcGGAAGATGGTCTGAAAATCCAACATGGAAACTCAAATCTTATAAATTCCAAGAAGAAGATCCAAATAATTACGGAGGTAAAGTATTTCTACCACAATCAGTTTTAGAAGACTTCGTAGTCTTACAAATCCAGCCACCTTACACTTTCCAAATAGAAAGAACAGACAAGTCTAAATCTACTCACTGTGGCGTCTTAGAATTCACAGCAGAAGAAGATTCAGTTTTCATCCCCAGGTGGATCCACAACCAACTTGGTCTCCAAGACGGGGAGGAAATAAAACTgagttataaaattatagaacACGGGACCCATCTCAAGTTACTCCCCCATTCTCCGAATTTCTTAGAAGTAGAAAATCCGAAATTAGAACTGGAAAATGTCTTGAAATTTTATCCGACCTTGGGCCGGAATGACGAGATTGAATGCCTCTTTTCAGAAATTggattaataaaatttacggTAACAGAAATTGAGCCAAGTTATTCTCAAGTGATTTATACAGTGGACACTGATTTGTCAGTGGACTTCTGTGAGCCACTTGGGTACCAAGAGAAACTTGAAGATGAGAAGACAGTGAATAAATATTTGGAGATAAAGAAGACAGTAgatgatataaaaataataggaATGAAGAAACTAGGCCTATCATTTGACActaatttgtaa
- a CDS encoding DNA repair protein RAD14: MEEGFFVDTENIKQLKKQKIEDLPYDDALKCKYCDSPFIDSELYTTFNINSCKDCKYKNIKFITKTSVFKDYLLSEYDIRNIKYISRPNPHKGNWHDMLLYLEEEIKNISINKYGSEEEIEKNKNKKKEIIKNRKIKKLKMRVRELKRKTIVQEIRKEIHEHKFEGSGIKKKCQICGLEIEQEII; encoded by the coding sequence ATGGAAGAGGGTTTCTTCGTAGACACAGAAAAcataaaacaattaaaaaaacaaaaaatagaagattTACCATACGACGACGCTCTAAAATGCAAATACTGCGACTCGCCATTCATAGACTCCGAATTGTACACCacatttaatataaattcatgTAAAGattgtaaatataaaaacataaaatttattactaAAACATCAGTCTTTaaagattatttattatcaGAATACGatataagaaatataaaatatatttctagaCCAAATCCGCATAAAGGAAATTGGCATGATATGCTGCTTTATttagaagaagaaataaaaaatattagcataaacaaatatgggagtgaagaagaaatagaaaaaaataaaaacaagaaaaaagaaataataaaaaacaggaaaataaagaaattgaaaatgaGAGTAAGAGAGTTGAAGAGGAAAACAATTGTACAAGAAATTAGGAAGGAGATTCATGAACATAAATTTGAAGGAAGCGGAATCAAGAAAAAGTGTCAAATATGTGGACTAGAAATAgaacaagaaataatatag
- a CDS encoding putative anaphase-promoting complex subunit 1 (APC1), protein MIIKWYKNMLIYKNREIRFNEEIITSKFFKKWLVVALPHKLYFLCNDEIIIPVNILSIDITSSYILYQNNIDNNIYKITHPFSIEEFIFSCQDYKFKFLHEQEIYVLEREGRHFIKHKEKIYQIVLEENYKLILITKSYQDSKIFRILKYEKYLILIYENTFTFLEYQNEKFIFTNPIFLKEQVFITKILRMNLKTKFVYFLQINNLLVYANKFIYKFDFLHNQNALKKKKFQSNEEIIFWKKPDKLEKKILESLDYNDFLEVTNSCISTKKYDFVRIDLDFSKLDFILEKEFLKSKSILDFYKKFKKYDFLENSRFYEKLNILFSYKTEILENPDFKTLLEISYNRIFNYNEKFDFKFTNDKNRLVLQDKMKSNADKFNYNELVTLKIRDNFNLAYTLIFYEKNRKVFFKGLKKLNFFSFFKKFLGDERMREIINLFFEPIRIFELDDNDGEDVAERNYVLRLSSNIGKSYCFYNNNFHIKEHKLDTQDIFKSLNFPLIKNGVTSFIELKDKTWKNWPSFNFGVHKILSCKKKQNYKLILQDKSSDEFIKAGLIFGLGLKKYFRKMDYKNILENINEDKEIILISSMISFSISNEGTRNSEFEEFCYKKYFTDQSLNIKLGALSALSNIFSFSKNIKLENILKLEIDKIGIYKSDKHNKNHNVVYDTTHNIICTINLVKIIGENMKFINLKNRLCELILNGICLKDKSKFKNKFERFKGDPLDEIFYGNMFLEEISGNNFESRISEIEKFYKNFTIWEVYKYSGIIFYYGINEKHDLKSRDLELLLKIETQENKGFRILFDYLLITFCLFKSSTCNLDLLKIIRRQIKRTELISTNEDKNNFCFTNSGIKKDKIGNLIFGDIEKYKICLGILCLGLSKYKIKESKSKKLSLISTFFINWPMSPHDQGFYNFFRYELIRNLEKKNNKNLKIFRFTKYFKKRFNELNEKDKKYVIDVISDYYESYHNKEDYFIDINYIKDLIIRST, encoded by the coding sequence atgaTCATAAAAtggtataaaaatatgctcatttacaaaaatagaGAAATTAGATTTAACGAAGAAATCATCACATCAAAATTCTTCAAAAAATGGCTTGTAGTTGCTTTACctcataaattatattttttatgtaatgaTGAAATTATTATTCCTGTAAACATATTATCAATAGACATTACTTCATCATAcattttatatcaaaataatatagacaataacatttataaaataactCATCCTTTTTCAATTGaagaatttatcttttcATGCCAAGACtataaattcaaatttcTGCATGAACAAgaaatttatgttttagAAAGAGAAGGACgacattttataaaacataaagaaaaaatttatcaaattgtactagaagaaaattataaattaatcttGATAACAAAAAGTTATCAagattcaaaaatatttagaattttgaaatatgaaaaatatttaatattgatttatGAGAACACATTCACATTTCTGGAATATCAAAAtgagaaatttatatttacaaatccaatatttttgaaagaacaagtttttattacaaaaatattgagaatgaatttgaaaacaaaatttgtttattttttacaaattaataatttgttGGTTTATGCAAACAAATTCatctataaatttgattttttgcATAATCAAAATGCattgaagaagaaaaaattccAATCGaatgaagaaataattttctggAAAAAACCAgataaattagaaaagaagattttaGAATCTTTAGACTACAATGATTTCTTAGAAGTTACTAACAGTTGTATTTCTACTAAGAAATATGATTTTGTCAGAATAGACCtagatttttcaaaattagattttattttagaaaaagaatttttaaaatctaaaagtattttagatttttataagaaatttaaaaagtacGATTTTTTAGAGAATTCTAGATTTTATGAAaagttaaatattttattttcttacaAGACTGagattttagaaaatcCAGATTTTAAGactttattagaaatttcgTATAATCgaattttcaattataatGAGAAGTTTGactttaaatttacaaatgataaaaatagattAGTTCTTCAAGATAAAATGAAATCTAATGCTGACAAATTCAACTACAATGAACTtgttacattaaaaattagagataattttaatttggcCTACACTTTGATTTTCTATGAGAAAAATAGGAAGGTCTTTTTCAAGGGCCTtaaaaagttaaatttctttagtTTCttcaagaaatttttaggaGACGAGCGAATGCGCgaaatcataaatttattctttgAACCAATCAGAATATTTGAATTAGACGACAATGACGGGGAAGATGTCGCAGAAAGAAATTATGTCTTGAGATTATCTTCCAATATTGGAAAATCTTActgtttttacaataataatttcCATATAAAAGAACACAAATTAGACACacaagatatttttaaatctctAAATTTCCcacttataaaaaatggcGTGACGTCATTCATAGAATTAAAAGACAAAACTTGGAAGAATTGGCCTTCTTTCAATTTCGGagttcataaaattttatcttgtAAAAAGAAGCAGAAttacaaattaattttacaagATAAATCATCTGATGAATTTATCAAAGCAGGTCTAATTTTTGGTTTAGGActtaagaaatattttagaaaaatggattataaaaatatccttgaaaatataaatgaagataaagaaattattctaatttcttctatGATTTCATTTAGTATTTCCAATGAAGGAACAAGAAATAGCGAATTTGAAGAATTTTgttataagaaatattttacagatcaaagtttaaatataaaattaggAGCACTTTCTGCTCtgtctaatatttttagtttttctaaaaatatcaaattagaaaatattttgaaattagaaatagataaaataggaatttataaatcagATAAACATAATAAGAATCACAATGTAGTTTATGACACAACtcataatataatttgtacTATAAATTTAGTGAAAATTATAGgagaaaatatgaaatttataaatttaaaaaacaggTTATGTGAACTTATTTTAAATGGaatttgtttaaaagacaaatcaaaatttaaaaacaaatttgaaAGATTTAAAGGCGACCCATTagatgaaattttttacggTAACATGtttttagaagaaatttctggaaataattttgaatcAAGAATTTcagaaattgaaaaattttataaaaattttacaatttggGAAGTTTACAAATATTCCGGGataattttctattatggaataaatgaaaaacatgatttaaaatcaaGAGATTTGGAATTACTTCTAAAAATAGAGACACAAGAAAACAAAGGatttagaattttatttgattatttATTGATAACTTTCtgtttatttaaaagttCTACTTGtaatttagatttattaaaaataatcagaagacaaataaaaagaacaGAATTGATTAGTACAaatgaagataaaaataatttctgttttacaaattcaggaataaaaaaagataaaattggaaatttgatatttggAGATAttgagaaatataaaatctgTTTGGGGATTTTATGCCTTGGATtgtcaaaatataaaattaaagagaGTAAATCTAAGAAATTATCTTTGATTAgtactttttttataaattggCCAATGAGTCCCCATGACCAaggattttataatttcttcagATATGAActtataagaaatttagagaagaaaaataataaaaatttgaagatttttagatttacaaaatatttcaagAAAAGATTTAATGAATTGAATGAAAAAGATAAGAAATATGTGATAGACGTCATAAGTGATTATTATGAGTCATATcataataaagaagattattttatagatattaattatattaaagatttaatcATAAGATcaacataa
- a CDS encoding vacuolar protein sorting-associated protein 53-like protein, which translates to MENEYEECRTLEKGKEYEKILEKINKEISNIKSKGINFQDISNLKSYIEDETRNKIFKKKGIPSYFFKIIILLGYEDEIKLKINNLLISEYVTDFQLFISSEFKRLSDIKKYYKKLKNLIENLENIYFNLPASWDTKKEILNEIYLIIKQKICDIIFFNDFDKIDYLECVEKVLENEKKICEFLQDKKKSIFHLLAPFLKNYFESKFDKENIDIKKTEMKIFTNFVNFFQNFQNLYEKIQYFNNIESIKKLSESFEIHLIFLLNQMSKNDLNLDYELYKKDFVKIIVSLNTISYLNDCVSGLNSNLFCEYKINISQDLFIKLGNIENQFNGMLEIYIRNLLYNVNFNKKKISCEIIKIFKENIFFIDLVELSEDLKTNLVEIIILNILSRIYLLDFDEESSEYLIYDLHDLKNFIKQYFNNLGSFKILESYLKIFMCSTEDRFSFIENFQILSNNIFSFRQVVWSLKDKNCVIDLLEYFEQMETVKKIE; encoded by the coding sequence atgGAAAATGAATATGAAGAATGCAGAACATTAGAAAAAGGCAAAGAATACGAAAAGattctagaaaaaattaataaagaaatttcaaatataaaaagtaaaggtataaattttcaggacatttcaaatttaaaatcttatatTGAAGACGAAAcaagaaacaaaatattcaaGAAGAAAGGTATTCCttcatatttctttaaaataataattttactgGGTTATGAAgatgaaataaaattaaaaattaataatctTCTCATTTCTGAGTATGTAACAGATTTCCAGTTGTTTATTTCAAgtgaatttaaaagattatccgatataaaaaaatattataaaaagcttaaaaatcttattgaaaatttagaaaatatttattttaatttaccAGCATCTTGGGACaccaaaaaagaaatactTAATGagatttatttgattataaAGCAAAAGATCTGTgacataatattttttaatgatttcGATAAAATTGATTATTTAGAATGTGTGGAAAAAGTATtggaaaatgaaaaaaaaatttgcgAATTTTTACaggataaaaaaaagtctatttttcatttattagcaccttttcttaaaaattatttcgaATCAAAATTcgataaagaaaatatcgacattaaaaaaacagaaatgaaaatatttacaaattttgtaaatttttttcaaaatttccaaaatttatatgagAAAATCCAATATTTTAACAATATCgaatcaataaaaaaattatctgaGTCATTTGAAATTCATCtgatctttttattaaatcagATGAGTAAAAACGACCTAAATTTAGATTATgaactttataaaaaagattttgtAAAGATAATTGTATCTTTAAATACTATTTCGTATTTAAATGATTGTGTATCAGGACTcaattcaaatttattttgtgaatataaaatcaatatatcGCAAGATTTATTCATAAAACTTggaaatatagaaaatcaATTTAATGGAATgttagaaatttatataagaaatttactttataatgtaaatttcaataaaaagaaaatttctTGCGagatcataaaaattttcaaagaaaatattttttttattgatttagTTGAACTAAGTgaagatttaaaaactaatttagtagaaataattattttgaatattttatcaagAATTTATCTATTAGATTTTGATGAAGAAAGTTCCGAATATTTGATTTACGATTTacatgatttaaaaaattttataaaacagtattttaataatttggGAAGTTTTAAGATCTTAGAATCTTATCTTAAGATTTTTATGTGCTCAACTGAAGATAGATTTagttttatagaaaattttcagATTTTgtcaaataatattttctcgTTTAGACAGGTTGTTTGGTCACTTAAAGACAAAAATTGTGTAATTGATTTATTAGAGTATTTTGAACAAATGGAAACAGTGAAAAAGATTGAATGa